One window of Paludibacter propionicigenes WB4 genomic DNA carries:
- a CDS encoding efflux RND transporter permease subunit — MTVTEIAIKRPSLIIVIFTALILGGLFSYEQLSYELMPPFSIPTLIVSTPYPGASPTDVNQTVSKKIEDAVTGLSELSTISSQSYEGMSVVIVEFESGADMGKKQQEAQRILNNIMSNFPKEVKTPVVSKVSQSDSPILRLTAVSKMGDRDFYDLIDKEVIPQLKQIDGISNVWLTGGIEREIKVNVDKNKLTSYGISLAQITQVVNSSNLDFPTGKVKDNSDQITVRLGGKFSSVEQLSELVVATHAGVNIRLKDVAEVIDGVKEQAAICRFNGLEGIGITITKQSDANAVKICQTVKEKIALVAEQHKKEGVIFKVAEDSSELTLEAVDAVSHDLVLAIILVALVILLFLHSLRDSLIVLIAIPTSLISTFVAMYFFGYSLNLMTLLAMSLVIGILVDDSIVVLENIHRHFSMGKSKRQAALDGRNEIGFSALAITMVDVVVFLPIALVDSIIGDILRQFSVTIVVSTLMSLFVSFTLTPFLYSRFGKKVQLVRENWLHRPLYWFDTFINKTISFYVNKLRWVLNHKWISGGIVSLLFILTAYTMSLGILGQEMVANGDGGKFAIKLEYDKGVTLAQNNLRTREIENFIMTQPNVEDILVNVGGASDNFITELAQISSENKSVLTVKLVDRKKRTASSEEVMLSVRKKLEQKFPGVKITSGVIGMMQGDVEPIMLVLNSEDHDAMMHTAEKLKTIIDKLPGAYDATITVKEGNPELNISIDREKMASLGLSMGEVGAALQNAFTGNTDAKYRDGLNEYDIDIRLDEFDRHDMNDVSGFTFVNSKGEKITLSQFATIKQSNGPSMVERTNRRTSVTVKSNVLGITSGILAQQIDEEIAKANFPKSVTIKWSGDVEQQTKSFISLGLALLAAIILVYLVMVALYNSFLQPFIVFFSVPVALIGALLALNLTMGSMSIFTMLGLIMLLGLVSKNGILLVDFTNHLKEKGMPTYDALLEAGRERLRPILMTTISMVFGMLPIALATGAGAEWKKGLAVVLIGGLTSSLILTVFVVPMAYLVVEKVQNRFTRKKNIEIEE; from the coding sequence ATGACAGTTACCGAAATAGCCATCAAGCGTCCTTCGCTGATTATCGTAATTTTTACGGCACTTATACTCGGAGGTTTGTTTTCTTACGAACAACTGAGCTATGAGCTTATGCCTCCTTTCTCGATACCAACACTCATTGTGTCTACTCCCTACCCCGGAGCATCGCCTACCGATGTAAACCAAACAGTATCGAAAAAAATAGAAGATGCTGTCACCGGTTTGTCTGAGCTGAGTACAATTTCATCGCAATCTTACGAAGGTATGTCCGTCGTAATTGTAGAATTTGAATCGGGAGCAGATATGGGTAAAAAGCAACAAGAAGCCCAGCGCATTCTGAATAACATAATGTCCAACTTCCCAAAAGAAGTAAAAACACCGGTCGTATCTAAAGTAAGTCAGAGCGATTCTCCCATACTTAGGCTAACAGCGGTATCGAAAATGGGCGATCGGGATTTTTACGATCTGATTGATAAGGAAGTTATACCACAGTTAAAGCAAATTGACGGTATAAGCAATGTGTGGTTGACCGGTGGTATCGAACGCGAAATAAAAGTGAACGTTGACAAAAACAAACTTACTTCGTACGGAATATCGCTGGCTCAGATTACCCAGGTAGTAAACTCGTCCAACCTCGATTTTCCGACAGGTAAAGTAAAAGACAACAGCGACCAAATCACTGTAAGACTTGGCGGAAAATTCAGCTCAGTAGAGCAATTGAGCGAATTAGTGGTCGCAACACATGCAGGAGTTAATATCCGCCTGAAAGATGTGGCCGAAGTAATCGATGGAGTAAAAGAACAGGCAGCAATATGTCGTTTCAACGGACTAGAAGGTATCGGAATTACCATTACAAAACAATCGGATGCAAATGCGGTAAAAATATGCCAGACAGTAAAAGAAAAAATAGCGTTGGTAGCCGAACAGCATAAAAAAGAAGGCGTTATATTCAAAGTTGCGGAAGACAGTTCTGAGTTAACGCTTGAGGCTGTAGATGCTGTATCACACGATCTTGTTTTAGCAATTATCCTTGTGGCTCTGGTTATTTTGCTCTTCCTGCACAGCCTTCGCGACTCGTTAATAGTATTAATCGCAATACCTACATCGCTCATATCTACATTTGTGGCAATGTACTTCTTCGGGTATTCATTAAACCTTATGACGCTGCTGGCAATGTCACTGGTTATCGGGATATTGGTTGACGACTCCATTGTAGTACTTGAGAATATACACCGCCACTTCTCGATGGGTAAAAGCAAACGACAAGCTGCCCTCGATGGACGTAATGAAATTGGATTCTCGGCACTTGCTATCACCATGGTGGATGTTGTGGTATTTTTGCCAATCGCATTGGTGGACTCGATTATTGGTGATATTTTACGTCAATTCTCTGTTACCATTGTAGTATCCACATTGATGAGTCTTTTCGTAAGTTTCACACTTACTCCGTTCCTCTATTCCCGTTTTGGAAAGAAAGTTCAGCTGGTTCGTGAAAACTGGTTACACAGACCGTTATACTGGTTCGACACCTTCATTAACAAGACTATCAGTTTCTACGTAAACAAGCTCCGTTGGGTTCTGAATCACAAATGGATTAGTGGTGGAATCGTATCACTCTTGTTTATTCTCACAGCCTATACTATGAGTCTGGGTATTTTGGGTCAGGAAATGGTGGCCAACGGTGATGGTGGAAAATTTGCCATCAAACTGGAATATGATAAAGGAGTGACTCTTGCTCAAAACAATTTACGAACTCGTGAGATAGAGAATTTTATCATGACTCAACCCAATGTTGAAGATATATTGGTCAATGTAGGCGGAGCCAGCGATAACTTTATAACCGAGCTGGCTCAAATCAGTAGTGAGAACAAATCGGTACTTACCGTAAAACTCGTTGACAGAAAAAAACGAACTGCAAGCTCGGAAGAAGTAATGTTGTCCGTTCGGAAAAAGCTCGAACAAAAATTTCCCGGGGTGAAAATTACAAGCGGTGTGATAGGTATGATGCAAGGCGATGTAGAGCCAATCATGCTGGTTCTGAACAGTGAAGATCACGACGCAATGATGCACACCGCTGAAAAGCTAAAAACAATAATTGATAAACTTCCGGGCGCTTACGATGCTACAATTACGGTAAAAGAAGGAAATCCAGAATTAAATATCAGCATTGACCGTGAGAAAATGGCATCGCTTGGTTTATCGATGGGAGAAGTAGGAGCCGCGCTGCAAAATGCTTTTACCGGAAATACCGATGCTAAATATCGCGACGGATTGAATGAATATGACATCGATATCAGGTTGGATGAATTCGATCGACACGACATGAACGACGTATCAGGATTTACTTTTGTCAACTCAAAAGGAGAAAAAATCACCCTGTCCCAATTTGCGACTATAAAACAAAGTAATGGACCAAGTATGGTGGAAAGAACTAACCGCCGGACATCTGTTACCGTAAAAAGTAATGTGCTTGGAATAACCTCAGGTATTTTGGCTCAGCAAATTGACGAAGAAATTGCAAAAGCTAATTTTCCGAAGTCGGTAACCATAAAATGGAGCGGCGACGTTGAACAGCAAACCAAATCCTTTATTTCGCTGGGATTGGCTTTACTGGCAGCTATTATCTTAGTATATCTGGTAATGGTAGCGCTCTATAACAGTTTCCTTCAGCCGTTTATTGTATTTTTCTCCGTACCGGTGGCATTGATCGGAGCACTCTTAGCGCTCAATCTCACCATGGGTTCTATGAGTATATTTACAATGTTGGGACTAATTATGCTGCTGGGATTGGTGTCTAAAAATGGTATTCTGCTCGTGGATTTTACCAATCACTTGAAAGAAAAAGGAATGCCCACATACGACGCCTTACTTGAAGCCGGTCGTGAGCGTTTACGCCCAATTTTAATGACCACTATTTCTATGGTATTCGGCATGTTACCTATTGCATTAGCCACGGGTGCCGGTGCCGAATGGAAAAAAGGATTGGCCGTGGTACTTATCGGTGGGTTAACTTCATCGCTTATTCTAACAGTGTTTGTAGTGCCAATGGCCTATCTGGTGGTAGAAAAAGTTCAAAACAGGTTTACCCGCAAAAAGAATATAGAGATAGAAGAATAA
- a CDS encoding MarR family winged helix-turn-helix transcriptional regulator, giving the protein METTNIPLGMVVVRMLKAMFRVLEIRVNEETGIKLTMSQFGLLFAINEEKDEVILRDIAEKMGKDKSSTLRMIDILQKKDLICRVVDQNDRRKNKLHITAKGVKLLDDFRKTEMKLNDELQGGLSIDDMMTFYKVLDHLKIESDKLFTCVKE; this is encoded by the coding sequence ATGGAAACTACAAATATACCTTTAGGCATGGTCGTGGTTAGAATGCTGAAGGCAATGTTTCGAGTGTTGGAAATCAGAGTGAACGAAGAAACAGGTATTAAACTCACGATGAGTCAATTTGGGTTACTTTTTGCGATAAATGAGGAAAAAGATGAAGTAATCCTAAGAGATATTGCCGAAAAAATGGGAAAAGATAAGTCCTCTACATTAAGGATGATAGATATTTTGCAGAAGAAAGACCTTATCTGCAGAGTAGTAGATCAGAATGACAGAAGAAAGAATAAATTACACATTACCGCTAAAGGAGTGAAGCTTCTTGATGACTTTCGCAAAACTGAGATGAAGTTGAATGATGAGCTTCAGGGAGGATTATCCATCGATGATATGATGACTTTTTACAAAGTACTGGATCATTTGAAGATTGAATCGGATAAATTATTCACTTGTGTAAAAGAATAA
- a CDS encoding efflux RND transporter periplasmic adaptor subunit, which yields MRNKIIAALIALVVISAIGYQLAGNAKVAKSKAFIPDLNKSVVVQSKTIEKAAFDYSFSYSGTFAPNREIQLTPQGAGEVKGVFFTEGQQVGAGKVLLQVDDALLQSQLIAAKASYENSKTNYERFKNSSSSEGVTKMQLDASYLQMKSAESQLRQLEISIGKCKLIAPFSGTITQRNVEIGSVVGMSPVGRLTDVSSLKLEVNVPESDIAYFSTGHEVSITTEMYPGEVYHGKIEYVSTRGDESHNYVVKIRVPNRAKNPLKAGMYGNVSLEKNLSVSALSIPRTALLGSAKKPQVYVVENGRAMLREIVIGRSNGSQIEVLNGIREGEKVITGGQINLVDSCKVELSK from the coding sequence ATGAGAAACAAAATTATAGCAGCACTTATCGCCTTAGTTGTGATTAGTGCAATAGGATACCAACTGGCCGGAAATGCAAAAGTAGCCAAAAGTAAAGCTTTCATACCTGATTTAAACAAATCGGTGGTGGTGCAGTCGAAAACTATTGAGAAAGCTGCATTCGACTATTCATTCAGTTATTCAGGAACATTTGCCCCAAACCGTGAAATTCAACTAACTCCACAGGGTGCGGGTGAAGTAAAAGGGGTATTTTTTACGGAGGGTCAACAAGTCGGAGCTGGCAAAGTACTTCTTCAGGTAGATGATGCTTTGCTTCAGTCGCAGTTGATTGCAGCCAAAGCCAGCTATGAGAATTCAAAAACGAACTATGAACGCTTTAAGAATTCATCGTCGAGCGAAGGTGTGACAAAAATGCAACTTGATGCCAGCTATTTACAAATGAAAAGTGCTGAATCGCAATTGCGCCAGCTTGAAATTTCTATCGGAAAATGTAAACTTATTGCGCCTTTTTCCGGCACTATCACACAGCGTAATGTAGAAATTGGTTCTGTTGTAGGCATGTCGCCTGTAGGACGACTAACCGATGTATCATCGCTTAAACTGGAAGTAAACGTACCTGAATCGGATATCGCTTATTTTTCTACCGGACATGAAGTGAGTATTACCACAGAAATGTATCCGGGTGAAGTGTATCACGGAAAGATAGAATACGTATCAACCCGGGGTGATGAGTCACACAATTATGTAGTAAAAATAAGGGTACCAAACCGAGCCAAGAATCCACTCAAAGCCGGTATGTATGGCAATGTATCGTTAGAAAAGAACCTGAGTGTATCTGCACTTTCAATTCCTCGTACGGCTCTGCTTGGTTCTGCAAAGAAACCACAGGTTTATGTAGTGGAAAACGGTCGTGCTATGTTACGTGAGATAGTCATTGGCCGAAGCAACGGTTCACAAATTGAAGTCTTAAACGGAATACGGGAAGGCGAAAAAGTAATTACCGGAGGACAGATTAACCTCGTAGACAGCTGCAAGGTAGAGCTTAGCAAGTAA
- a CDS encoding efflux RND transporter periplasmic adaptor subunit — protein sequence MRKFLFGGALLLLFFTSCKNKQAQTNAAAQVKAYPVAVISASDVELHAVYPAVLKGEQDIDIKARVEGYIDKIFVDEGAVVRKGQPLFKINSPSSVQMVENAKASYNTAKLDVERIRPLAEKGIMSDVKLSAYQNTLASAKATLDQAKATLNWATVTSPVDGVVGTLSYRQGSLVTNATVLTTVSNISKVVAYFSVNEKDLLELLKEFKGNTQAEKIKNMPAIRLMLSDGTQYEETGRIETISGVVDATSGAVNFRASFPNKHGLLRSGSSAKVIIPSEHKSAIVIPQKATFAQQDKVLVYKFQGDSVVQKVVRVKTTPDGQAYVVTEGLSLGDKIVTDGIATLTNGQKIKEQK from the coding sequence ATGAGAAAATTTTTATTTGGGGGTGCATTACTCCTTTTGTTTTTTACTTCATGTAAAAACAAACAAGCTCAAACCAACGCTGCAGCACAGGTGAAAGCTTATCCTGTTGCAGTTATTTCTGCCAGTGATGTAGAACTCCATGCAGTTTATCCTGCCGTTTTGAAAGGCGAACAGGACATCGACATAAAAGCCCGTGTGGAAGGATATATCGATAAAATCTTTGTAGATGAAGGTGCAGTGGTTAGAAAAGGTCAGCCTTTGTTTAAAATTAATTCTCCTTCTTCCGTTCAGATGGTTGAAAATGCTAAAGCCAGCTACAATACTGCTAAACTGGATGTTGAGCGTATTCGTCCACTGGCTGAAAAAGGAATTATGAGCGATGTGAAATTATCAGCTTACCAAAATACACTGGCTTCTGCCAAAGCAACTCTTGATCAGGCTAAAGCTACCTTAAATTGGGCAACTGTTACCAGTCCTGTAGATGGTGTTGTGGGTACATTGTCATATCGTCAGGGAAGTTTAGTGACTAATGCTACTGTTTTGACAACAGTTTCTAACATATCGAAAGTTGTTGCTTATTTCTCTGTAAATGAAAAAGATCTGTTGGAACTCCTAAAAGAATTCAAAGGAAATACGCAAGCAGAAAAAATTAAAAATATGCCAGCAATCAGGTTGATGTTGTCTGATGGAACCCAATATGAAGAAACCGGACGGATCGAAACTATTTCGGGTGTAGTGGATGCAACATCGGGAGCTGTAAACTTTAGAGCTTCGTTTCCAAATAAACATGGATTATTGCGAAGCGGTTCCAGTGCCAAAGTTATAATTCCATCCGAACATAAAAGTGCAATTGTTATTCCTCAGAAGGCAACTTTTGCTCAGCAGGACAAAGTGCTTGTTTACAAATTTCAGGGAGATTCGGTGGTTCAGAAAGTTGTTCGTGTAAAAACAACTCCTGATGGTCAGGCTTATGTTGTTACTGAAGGTTTATCTTTAGGTGACAAGATTGTTACTGATGGTATTGCTACTTTGACGAACGGTCAGAAAATTAAAGAACAAAAGTAG
- a CDS encoding TolC family protein: protein MKKRLLLLMLSGILLLGQNHLSAQKTVTLDECIRLSLKNNLQMVNGEIDIKSVNSRIKEAKSGLLPSVDITGQYQYYLSMPKMLVPAEFFGGKAGEYAEVAFGSEQTSSASLQVTQVLYNQKVFIGLKAAKTAKNMTELQVSKTKEDLIYNVSAVYYNLQVVQENLNMIDTNIVRLEKLLNTSKILQANEIISRTNLKRLQINYDNLKNERNNLQLVGAKAYNLLKYLLGVQLSEPIVVAAFEPVEASEAMSKGNVENRTDVKLVREQISLAELDKKAAIADYYPTLAGVFNYGVTGNYNKVSPFKSINDNWIKSSYIALQLKIPVFSGLSRYNQVKQKNFAVQKAQNNYELLRQSAEKEMSDAVNNLMSSNNSFDNAKRSLELAQDVFKSSDTEYRNGLISLSDILQIQNELTTARNNYSTALINLRLAEIELKKANGSLSKSY from the coding sequence ATGAAAAAAAGATTGTTATTACTAATGCTCTCGGGTATTTTGTTGTTAGGACAGAATCATCTGTCAGCCCAAAAAACTGTAACGCTGGATGAGTGTATCAGGTTGTCGTTAAAGAATAATTTGCAAATGGTGAATGGAGAAATTGACATCAAATCGGTCAATTCCCGTATTAAAGAAGCTAAAAGCGGTCTCTTGCCTTCTGTAGATATTACAGGACAGTATCAATATTACCTGTCGATGCCCAAAATGCTTGTACCGGCAGAATTTTTCGGAGGAAAAGCCGGAGAATATGCCGAGGTTGCTTTCGGCTCTGAGCAAACCAGCAGTGCTTCGCTGCAGGTAACTCAGGTGCTATACAACCAAAAAGTCTTTATCGGGCTTAAAGCAGCCAAAACAGCTAAAAACATGACAGAACTTCAGGTAAGTAAAACCAAAGAAGATCTGATTTACAATGTATCTGCGGTGTATTATAACCTTCAGGTTGTACAGGAAAACCTGAATATGATAGACACCAACATTGTAAGACTTGAAAAACTTTTAAATACAAGTAAAATACTTCAGGCAAACGAAATTATAAGCCGTACCAACCTGAAACGGTTACAAATCAATTACGACAATCTGAAAAACGAACGTAATAACTTGCAGCTTGTTGGAGCTAAAGCATATAATCTACTCAAATATCTGTTAGGTGTTCAGCTATCCGAGCCGATAGTAGTTGCAGCTTTCGAACCGGTGGAAGCATCTGAAGCTATGAGTAAAGGAAATGTTGAAAACCGTACGGATGTAAAACTGGTGCGTGAACAGATTAGTCTGGCCGAACTAGACAAGAAAGCTGCTATTGCCGACTATTACCCAACACTGGCGGGTGTATTCAACTATGGTGTTACAGGTAACTACAACAAAGTATCTCCGTTTAAATCTATCAACGATAACTGGATCAAAAGCAGCTATATTGCTCTGCAACTAAAAATTCCGGTTTTTAGTGGCTTAAGTCGGTACAATCAGGTAAAACAAAAGAATTTTGCGGTACAGAAAGCTCAAAACAATTATGAATTGCTAAGGCAATCGGCGGAAAAAGAAATGTCGGATGCAGTGAATAATCTGATGAGTAGCAATAACTCGTTTGATAATGCAAAACGTAGTTTGGAGTTAGCTCAGGATGTATTTAAGAGTTCGGATACCGAATATCGTAACGGATTGATTTCACTCTCGGACATTCTCCAAATTCAGAATGAACTAACCACCGCCCGTAATAATTACAGCACAGCGCTGATAAACCTACGTTTGGCAGAGATTGAACTAAAAAAAGCGAATGGTTCTCTCAGCAAATCTTACTAA
- a CDS encoding efflux RND transporter permease subunit, translating into MLKTFIERPVLSTVISVLFVVLGIIGIFSLPIEQYPNIAPPTVRVSTNYSGANADAVLKSVIVPLEEQINGVEGMTYMTSSAANGGTASINVFFKQGTNPDMAAVNVQNRVSQAAALLPSEVTRNGVTVQKQQSSTVLMIMLKSKNPDYDDKFMQNYVNINILPQIKRVMGVGDASVYGAKDYTMRVWLKPDVMKSYNITPSEVNAALQDQNIEAAPGELGANSNQSFQYALKYTGRLKNTEEFGNIIIRSKNSQVLRLKDVATLELGSASYSIFTRNNGAEAVVMAINQTAGSNAQDIIKDVKKVMEDAGKKLPKGISYEYQMDASEFLNASIEKVLHTLLEAFILVFIVVFLFLQNFRATLIPAIAVPVAIIGTFFFLLLFGFSINLLTLFALVLAIGIVVDDAIVVVEAVHAKMDAGMTDAKEAAIAAMGEIAPAIVSITLVMAAVFIPVSFIGGTSGVFFKQFGLTLSIAILISAVNALTLSPALCAIFLKTEHNPDLHDKSLIRRFYYYFNVGFAALTARYKKTLEFLGKKNHRWITVTIIVVFTAILGITMKIVPNGFVPSEDSGNVMGMISLSPGSSLERTAQVTARVTKIAESIPHVHNTISLTGLSFTSGMGSSYASVLIKMDPWNDRDISTGDVTALLKQRTDSIKDATFMFFGTPTLQGFGMSSGVELKMQDKTGGSVDKFYGVTTEFLNELRKRPEVMMIMNSFDPRFPQKQIEANIAKIKDAGLTLNDVMSALQAYVGSMYVSNFNSYGKQYRVVVQAAPQYRSKLDDLNGLAVKTSNGVMTPISEFITVKDVTGPQALTRFNLFSSMDVTVIPNYVKGYTSGDVLKALKEINLPEGYGYDFSGMTREEANSSNQTILIFGLCIIFVYLLLAALYESYILPLAVLLSLPIGLAGVFVFVFVSLMGGSGIVNNIYVQISLIMLIGLLAKNAILIVEYALQRRHQGMSIVKAAVEGATARLRPILMTSLAFIFGLLPLALATGAGAVGNKSIGISAIGGMLFGTVFGILVIPSLFIIFQNLHEHFSKTKIVTIDEHHEK; encoded by the coding sequence ATGCTAAAAACTTTTATAGAAAGACCCGTTTTATCAACGGTTATTTCCGTTCTTTTCGTGGTGTTGGGGATTATCGGAATTTTCTCATTGCCGATAGAACAATACCCTAATATTGCTCCCCCTACGGTTAGGGTGTCTACCAACTACAGTGGTGCAAATGCTGACGCAGTACTGAAAAGTGTGATTGTGCCGCTGGAAGAGCAAATAAATGGGGTAGAGGGGATGACGTATATGACGTCTTCAGCCGCCAATGGTGGTACTGCTTCCATTAATGTCTTTTTCAAACAAGGGACTAATCCGGATATGGCTGCAGTAAATGTGCAAAACCGTGTTTCACAGGCAGCCGCTTTGCTTCCATCGGAAGTGACCAGAAACGGTGTGACGGTTCAGAAGCAACAAAGTAGTACGGTTTTGATGATTATGCTAAAATCAAAAAATCCGGATTATGATGATAAATTCATGCAGAATTACGTGAACATCAACATCCTACCACAAATTAAACGTGTGATGGGGGTGGGCGATGCAAGTGTGTATGGTGCAAAAGATTACACCATGCGTGTGTGGTTGAAACCGGACGTAATGAAATCGTATAATATCACTCCGAGTGAGGTGAATGCAGCGTTGCAGGATCAGAATATTGAGGCAGCCCCCGGCGAGTTGGGAGCTAACAGCAATCAGTCGTTTCAATACGCTCTGAAATATACCGGAAGGTTGAAAAATACGGAAGAATTTGGCAATATTATCATTCGCTCGAAAAACTCTCAGGTTTTACGTCTGAAGGATGTTGCAACGTTGGAGTTGGGCTCGGCAAGTTATTCCATCTTTACTCGCAATAACGGTGCTGAAGCAGTTGTTATGGCGATTAATCAGACTGCGGGATCTAATGCGCAGGATATTATCAAGGACGTGAAAAAAGTGATGGAGGATGCCGGGAAAAAACTTCCTAAAGGTATCAGTTACGAGTATCAAATGGATGCAAGCGAGTTTTTGAATGCTTCTATCGAGAAGGTTCTGCATACTTTGCTGGAAGCATTTATTCTGGTATTTATCGTTGTATTTTTGTTTTTGCAAAATTTCAGAGCTACGCTTATCCCGGCTATTGCTGTGCCGGTAGCAATTATTGGTACATTCTTTTTCTTACTCCTGTTTGGCTTCTCCATCAATTTGCTTACGCTGTTTGCTTTGGTGCTGGCTATCGGTATTGTGGTGGATGATGCCATTGTAGTGGTGGAGGCTGTCCATGCTAAAATGGACGCTGGTATGACAGATGCAAAAGAAGCTGCAATAGCTGCTATGGGTGAAATTGCCCCGGCCATTGTTTCTATTACCCTGGTTATGGCTGCCGTATTTATCCCCGTAAGTTTTATTGGTGGTACAAGTGGTGTGTTCTTCAAGCAATTTGGATTGACGCTGTCTATTGCCATTCTCATTTCGGCCGTGAATGCGTTAACGCTCAGTCCTGCTCTTTGTGCTATCTTTTTAAAGACTGAACATAACCCCGATCTACATGATAAAAGTTTGATTCGTCGGTTTTATTATTATTTCAATGTCGGATTTGCAGCTTTAACGGCTAGGTACAAAAAGACACTTGAGTTTTTAGGAAAGAAAAACCATCGCTGGATTACGGTTACTATTATTGTAGTGTTTACGGCTATTTTGGGAATCACAATGAAAATTGTGCCAAACGGATTTGTACCAAGTGAAGATAGTGGAAATGTGATGGGTATGATTAGTCTTTCGCCGGGTTCTTCGCTCGAGCGTACTGCTCAAGTGACTGCCAGAGTGACGAAAATAGCTGAATCTATTCCACACGTACATAATACAATCAGTCTTACCGGACTTAGCTTTACGAGTGGTATGGGAAGTTCATACGCTTCTGTGCTTATAAAGATGGATCCTTGGAATGACCGTGATATTTCGACGGGTGATGTGACTGCATTACTTAAACAGCGAACCGATTCTATCAAAGATGCCACATTTATGTTTTTCGGAACACCAACTCTTCAGGGATTTGGTATGAGCAGTGGTGTAGAATTGAAAATGCAGGACAAAACCGGCGGTAGCGTGGATAAATTCTATGGTGTAACCACCGAATTTTTGAACGAATTGCGCAAACGTCCGGAAGTAATGATGATTATGAATAGCTTCGACCCCCGTTTCCCTCAAAAGCAAATTGAAGCTAATATAGCTAAGATTAAGGATGCCGGACTTACGTTGAATGATGTTATGTCTGCCTTACAAGCTTATGTGGGAAGTATGTATGTTTCCAATTTCAACTCGTATGGTAAGCAATACCGCGTGGTGGTACAAGCTGCACCGCAGTATCGTTCTAAGTTGGATGATTTGAACGGATTGGCTGTGAAAACTTCGAACGGAGTAATGACACCAATCAGTGAATTTATCACCGTGAAAGATGTAACCGGTCCTCAAGCGTTAACGCGTTTCAATCTGTTCTCGTCAATGGATGTTACTGTTATTCCGAATTATGTAAAAGGATATACTTCCGGAGATGTGTTGAAAGCCTTGAAAGAAATTAATTTGCCGGAAGGATATGGTTATGATTTTAGTGGAATGACCCGCGAAGAAGCGAATAGCAGCAATCAAACTATTTTGATTTTTGGGTTGTGTATCATCTTTGTGTATCTATTGCTGGCGGCGTTGTACGAAAGTTACATTCTTCCACTGGCGGTATTACTTTCATTGCCTATCGGTTTGGCAGGTGTGTTTGTGTTCGTCTTTGTGTCGTTGATGGGCGGTAGTGGTATTGTGAATAATATCTACGTACAAATCTCACTCATTATGCTTATCGGTTTGCTGGCAAAGAATGCTATTTTGATTGTGGAATATGCATTGCAACGTCGTCATCAGGGAATGAGTATTGTGAAAGCTGCTGTTGAAGGAGCTACGGCTCGTTTACGTCCGATTTTGATGACTTCGCTGGCCTTTATCTTCGGATTACTTCCGTTGGCACTTGCTACAGGTGCCGGTGCGGTAGGTAATAAATCGATTGGTATCAGTGCTATTGGAGGTATGTTATTCGGTACTGTATTCGGAATATTAGTTATTCCATCACTGTTTATCATTTTCCAGAATTTGCACGAGCATTTCAGTAAAACGAAAATTGTAACGATAGACGAACATCACGAAAAATAA